From a region of the Archocentrus centrarchus isolate MPI-CPG fArcCen1 chromosome 18, fArcCen1, whole genome shotgun sequence genome:
- the LOC115797223 gene encoding tripartite motif-containing protein 16-like has product MAQKGVQLDRETFICSICLDLLKDPVTTSCGHSYCMNCIKRFWDEEEEKKGIHSCPQCRKTFTPRPVLEKNTILAVLVEELKKTGLQAAPADHCYAGPEDVACGVCTGRKLKAIMSCLVCLASYCEKHLQPHYDAAPLKKHKLVAPSKKLQENICSRHDEVMKIFCRTDQQSICYLCTMDEHKGHETVPAAAERTEKQKELEVRRLNIQQRIQDREKDVKLLQQEVEAINGSADKAVEDSEKMLTELIRLIQKRSSDVKQQVRSQQETEVSRVKELQEKLEQEIAELKRKDGELEQLSHTQDHNQFLHNYPSLSALSESTHSSSINIGPLRYFEDVTAAVSETRDKLQDILREEWTNISLTVTEEDVLLSPSEPKTRAGFLKYSHEITLDPNTANRKLLLSEGNRKVTLMKQQQSYSDHPDRFTGWCQVLSRESLTGRCYWEVEWRGRGVNVAVTYKNISRAGLIYECVLGNNDKSWGLRCDTNSYTFWHNNVHTVLSGPRSSRVGVYLDHRAGILSFYSISETMTLLHRVQTTFTQPLYAGLYLYDGTTAELIEVR; this is encoded by the coding sequence atggcgCAGAAAGGAGTTCAGCTGGACCGAGAAACCTTCAtttgttccatctgtttggatctactgaaggatcCGGTGACTACGAGctgtggacacagctactgcatgaactgtattaaaagattctgggatgaagaggaggagaaaaagggaatccacagctgccctcagtgcaggAAGACTTTCACACCGAGGCCTGTCCTGGAGAAAAACACCATATTAGCTGTTTtagtggaggagctgaagaagactggactccaagctgctccagctgatcactgctatgctggacctgaagatgtggcctgtgGTGTCTGCACTGGGAGGAAACTGAAAGCCATCATGTCCTGTCTGGTCTGTCTGGCCTCTTACTGTGAGAAACACCTCCAACCTCACTATGATGCAGCtccattaaagaaacacaagctggtggccccctccaagaagctccaggagaacatctgctctcgtcatgatgaggtgatgaagattttctgtcgtactgatcagcagagtatctgttatctctgcacaatggatgaacataaaggccatgaaacagtcccagctgcagcagaaaggactgagaagcagaaggagctcgaggtgagacgactaaacatccagcagagaatccaggaccgagagaaagatgtgaagctgcttcaacaggaggtggaggccatcaatGGCTCCGCTGATAAAGCAGTGGAGGACAGTGAGAAGATGTTGACTGAGCTGATCCGtctgatccagaaaagaagctctgatgtgaagcagcaggtcagatcccagcaggaaactgaagtgagtcgagtcaaagagcttcaggagaagctggagcaggagatcgctgagctgaagaggaaagacggcgagctggagcagctctcacacacacaggatcacaaccagtttctacacaactacccctcactgtcagcactcagtgagtctacacactcatccagcatcaatattggtcctctgaggtactttgaggatgtgacagcagctgtgtcagagaccagagataaactacaggacatcctgagagaggaatggacaaacatctcactgacagtcactgaagaggatgttttactgtcaccatcagagccaaagaccagagctggattcttaaaatattcacatgaaatcacactggatccaaacacagcaaacagaaaGCTGTTATTATCTGAGGGGAACAGAAAAGTAACATTAATGAAACAACAACAGTCTTattctgatcatccagacagattcactGGATGGTGTCAGGTCCTGAgtagagagagtctgactggacgttgttactgggaggtggagtggagagggagaggagttaATGTAGCAGTTACATACAAGAATATCAGCAGAGCAGGGCTTATATATGAATGTGTACTTGGAAACAATGATAAATCTTGGGGATTACGTTGTGACACAAACAGTTATAcattttggcacaacaatgtCCACACTGTCCTCTCAGGTCCTCGGTcctccagagtaggagtgtacctggatcacagagcaggtattctgtctttctacagcatctctgaaaccatgactctcctccacagagtccagaccacattcactcagccgctCTATGCTGGACTTTATCTTTATGATGGAACCACTGCAGAGTTGATTGAAGTCAGATAG
- the LOC115796756 gene encoding tripartite motif-containing protein 16-like, giving the protein MVQKGVQLDRETFTCSICLDLLKDPVATSCGHSYCMNCIKRFWDEEEEKKGIYSCPQCRKTFTPRPVLEKNTMLAVLVEELRKTGLQAAPADHCYAGPEDVACDVCTGRKLKAIKSCLSCPASYCEKHLQPHYDAAPLKKHKLVAPSKKLQENICSHHDEVMKIFCRTDQQSICYLCTMDEHKGHETVPAAAERTEKQKELEVRRLNIQQRIQDREKDVKLLQQEVEAINGSADKAVEDSEKMLTELIRLIQKRSSDVKQQVRSQQETEVSRVKELQEKLEQEIAELKRKDAELEQLSHTEDHNQFLHNYPSLSALSESTHSSSINIGPLRYFEDVTAAVSETRDKLQDILREEWTNISLTVTEEDVLLSPSEPKIRAGFLKYSHEITLDPNTANRQLLLSEGNRKVTLMKQQQSYSDHPDRFTGWYQVLSRESLTGRCYWEVEWRGRAVNVAVAYKNISRAGIASECFFGWNDKSWALHCETNSYTFQHNNVHTVLSGPRSSRVGVYLDHRAGILSFYSISETMTVLHRVQTTFTQPLYAGLYLYDGATAELIKVR; this is encoded by the coding sequence atggtGCAGAAAGGAGTTCAGCTGGACCGAGAAACCTTCACTTGTTCCatctgtttggatctactgaaggatcCGGTGGCTACGAGctgtggacacagctactgcatgaactgtattaaaagattctgggatgaagaggaggagaaaaagggaatctacagctgccctcagtgcaggAAGACTTTCACACCGAGGCCTGTCCTGGAGAAAAACACCATGTTAGCTGTTTTAGTGGAGGAGCTGAGgaagactggactccaagctgctccagctgatcactgctatgctggacctgaagatgtggcctgtgatgtctgcactgggaggaagctgaaagccATCAAGTCCTGTTTATCTTGTCCAGCCTCTTACTGTGAGAAACACCTCCAACCTCACTATGATGCAGCTCCATTgaagaaacacaagctggtggccccctccaagaagctccaggagaacatctgctctcatcatgatgaggtgatgaagattttctgtcgtactgatcagcagagtatctgttatctctgcacaatggatgaacataaaggccatgaaacagtcccagctgcagcagaaaggactgagaagcagaaggagctcgaggtgagacgactaaacatccagcagagaatccaggaccgagagaaagatgtgaagctgcttcaacaggaggtggaggccatcaatGGCTCCGCTGATAAAGCAGTGGAGGACAGTGAGAAGATGTTGACTGAGCTGATCCGtctgatccagaaaagaagctctgatgtgaagcagcaggtcagatcccagcaggaaactgaagtgagtcgagtcaaagagcttcaggagaagctggagcaggagatcgctgagctgaagaggaaagacgccgagctggagcagctctcacacacagaggatcacaaccagtttctacacaactacccctcactgtcagcactcagtgagtctacacactcatccagcatcaatattggtcctctgaggtactttgaggatgtgacagcagctgtgtcagagaccagagataaactacaggacatcctgagagaggaatggacaaacatctcactgacagtcactgaagaggatgttttactgtcaccatcagagccAAAGATCAGAGCtggattcttaaaatattcacatgaaatcacactggatccaaacacagcaaacagacaGCTGTTATTATCTGAGGGGAACAGAAAAGTAACATTAATGAAACAACAACAGTCTTattctgatcatccagacagattcactGGATGGTATCAGGTCCTGAgtagagagagtctgactggacgttgttactgggaggtggagtggagagggaGAGCAGTTAATGTAGCAGTCGCATACAAGAATATCAGTAGAGCAGGGATTGCAAGTGAATGTTTTTTTGGATGGAATGACAAATCTTGGGCATTACATTGTGAGACAAACAGTTATACATTTCAGCACAACAATGTCCACACTGTCCTCTCAGGTCCTCGGTcctccagagtaggagtgtacctggatcacagagcaggtattctgtctttctacagcatctctgaaaccatgactgtcctccacagagtccagaccacattcactcagccgctCTATGCTGGACTTTATCTTTATGATGGAGCCACTGCAGAGTTGATTAAAGTCAGATAG
- the LOC115796757 gene encoding uncharacterized protein LOC115796757 has protein sequence MEKWKQEMQEAHEIVRENAKKAAERSKRHYDGKVRSSVLCPGDRVLVRNLTPRGGTGKLRNHWEQDIHVVIRQVAEGLPVYEVKPEQGRGRSRTMHRNLLLPCDYLPLETQPKAPPKQEKRRVKETETENADQKEEDEEEEWVYCYKPVIHSQMPHADGVIERADTQQDSGREKQNLSDDELIEGRLIANTDEPETQQENVPQEENYQDRDESLVEKAVDEIPAFQHPEPPGGEKEQTDGAPRRERRAPKVFTYDQLGTPTCYSTAYGNERLYQHQPIQYQHIRPVTLWTNPFQTYQPIIMQGY, from the coding sequence ATGGAGAAATGGAAACAAGAAATGCAGGAGGCACATGAAATAGTACGAGAGAACGCAAAGAAGGCAGCAGAGAGAAGTAAAAGACATTATGATGGGAAAGTAAGAAGCTCTGTGCTATGTCCTGGCGATCGAGTCCTTGTTCGAAACCTGACACCTAGGGGAGGAACTGGAAAGCTTCGTAATCACTGGGAACAGGATATTCATGTTGTGATCCGTCAGGTTGCAGAAGGCCTCCCGGTGTATGAAGTCAAGCCTGAGCAAGGAAGAGGAAGGTCAAGAACCATGCATCGCAACTTGTTGCTGCCGTGTGATTACTTACCTCTGGAAACTCAGCCAAAAGCACCACCAAAGCAAGAGAAAAGAAGGGtgaaggagacagagacagaaaatgcagatcagaaagaggaagatgaagaagaggaatgGGTGTACTGTTACAAACCAGTAATACACTCTCAAATGCCCCATGCAGACGGAGTGATTGAGcgtgcagacacacaacaggACAGTGGTCGGGAGAAACAAAATTTGAGTGATGATGAATTGATTGAAGGAAGGCTCATAGCAAACACAGATGAgcctgaaacacagcaggaaaatgtgCCACAGGAAGAGAACTATCAGGACAGGGATGAGAGCTTAGTTGAAAAAGCAGTGGATGAAATTCCAGCATTCCAACATCCAGAGCCAcctggaggagaaaaagaacagaCAGATGGTGCACCAAGGAGGGAAAGACGAGCCCCTAAAGTCTTCACCTATGATCAACTTGGGACTCCAACATGCTATAGTACAGCATATGGAAATGAAAGGCTCTACCAACATCAGCCCATACAATATCAACACATTCGACcagtgacactgtggaccaATCCATTCCAGACCTACCAACCTATAATTATGCAAGGATACTAG